The genomic DNA AGCGGATTGAATTTCTCCGAGAAGAATTCGAAGAACAGCACAAATCGAGTACTAAAGAGACTGAAGACACTATTGAACAACAAATCTCCTTGGCTGAAGAAGCCACTGACGAAGCGCGATTTAACGACGCAAATGATCATCTCAAGAGAGCGAGTCAAGCCCTCGAAAAGTTGGAATCTCTAACAAAAGACGACAACGAACATTTCAAGGATAGAATTACATCACGGAGAAAGAACATTGAGGTTGAGAGAAAGCAACATCAAATCAGGGAGGCACGAACCCGGATTTCGATTAGATTCGACATCCCGCTTGATAAAGTTCGAATCCATCAAGAAGGAGAGACAGTCAGGGCTTACGGAGATCTGTATGACCTGCTGAAGAAACTCAAACACCCTCCAGGAGGCGACCTGCCCTGGGAAGAATTCGAAGCAGAGATCATTTCCCGACTACCATTTATATCACCTCAAGATATCAACCACTTTGATCAAATCGTCTCTACTGTTGCTACAATCGCGGATTTCATACAGGAGACAGACAACGCTCACCCTTCTGTCCATGTAGTTGAGTGGGAAGAAGCGATACAGACAGCTGTTGAGAATCAGAATTACGACATATTGAAGCCCGTAATCCGACAGGTAGAGAGACTAAATACTGGCCAAATCTGGGACCAATCACTACTTTATGATTTATCTTGGAGGGAATTGGAAAATATCGTGGGGGATTTGTATTCTGGACAAGGTTACGAAGTCACGGTTACTCAGGGAAGTGCAGATCTCGGTGTAGATGTTTGGGCACGTAAGCGTGACGACCGGCTTGCGATTCAAGTGAAGCAGGTACGGGGAAACAGCACCGTAGGTCGAGAAACTTTACAAAAGTTAGCGAGCACAATTGCGAAAGGGGATGCAGACAGGGCCGTAGTTGTCACAACTGGCGAATTCGCCCGAACTGCAAAACAATATGCTGCGGATTTCGGACCCAATCTTGAATTAATCGATGGGGGCGAGTTAGCAGCCTTACTCAGCGAATCTGAAAGCCAGAGGTAGACGGCCTCGGCATCTCTTCATGATGTCCATTCTCTGCCGGGTCGTAATTCGAGAGCTCCGCTGCCACGAGAGAGACGCCCGCCACAACTGCGAAGATAGCTGTCAGAGGCCATCGAAGATGTCTATCCATTTCATTTGAGATGATGACACCGGGATGTCTTATCTATCGATGGTGTTCAGTGCGTGAAGAAGATATCTTGTCCGGGCTTTCACCCATGCTGAGGCCAGTTCACTCCTGTGCCGGTAAAACGTACACTTATCTCTGCTGAACCTACCCTCTGTATCTTGCACGTCGCTATTGTCAGCTATTGTGAATTTCAACACAGGCGGTTAGAGGTATTTGTCCACTCTCGAAGGGATCTCCAATTGTAATTGCAATCACAGAGCCTTCGACTCAGCCAGAATGTTTTGGCGACCTCCTCTGCAACATTTAGCTCTGCATCGGAACACCGAATTCGTCGCCGAATTCGCCGAAATGCTCGACGAGCGTTTCGCTAGTATCCTCGATATCCGCTATGGAACTGACGTGCTTGTAGAAGATGACCCTGTACCCGAATGGGTCCTGAGCCGTCTCGAGGTCCCAATCGCGCGTCTGTTCTTTGACGCGCTGCTCGTCTTCACTCGAGGCGGTTTTGATCTTGTATCCGAATCCCCGTAGAGCTCCCTCCTCGATGTCATCCCGATTGTACTGCTCAGGCTTGACCCAGTATAGATGGACATTCAGCTTCAGCTGCTTGTTGCTACCCTGATCTCGGACACGCGACAGAGGGTAATCGATTCGTGCAAAGGCCAACGAAGAACTGGAGTCTCGGCCGGTATTCTCGCTCCCCGCATCATCGGAGGCGAATAGCTCCGGCTTCCTTGCTCGCATCTCCTGCCCCACCTGCCGAAGTCGACCCTCGATGCTCGTCTCGAACTGGTCGGTGAGCCGGATCGCCTTCAGATAGCGATCCTGCTCGAGACCTTTGCTTAGGAAGTCATCGGTCATGCTTCTACGGTTTCACGGAGGTATGTTAGCTGTTCCTCCAGTATGTCGGCAATCCTGATCGGCTGGATTGCGTCAACCACGTCTCCGGGATTTGCCAGTCGGTCTACCACTGGTCGTGGCTGGAAGCCAACACGCTGTTGCTCAGCCACCGTACAGAACAGATACGCGTTCGCGGCCCAGTGGTCGTCTACGATGGCGCCACGGAGCAGTAGTGATCGGAGCGCTGCGGTCACGTCCCGCCAGTACATCACCCTGACTGTGCCGGGCCGCTCCCAGTGGACCCTCGGTAAGCCATCGGAGCTACGCTCAACTGGTGGTTCGACGATCGACTCAAGACGGCCTCGTTTATTCTTGGGAAGAAGCAGGACGTGCGTCCACGCCCGATCCTGATACTCCTCCTCGACACGTGCTGCGGTGTCCGAGGTCTTCTCGTAGTTCGTATCGTCCAACTTTACCTCGATTGAGATTCCGTTTTCTGCCCCCAAGAGAAGTATATCCGGGCGCCAGTGCCCTCCATCGGTATCGGGAACTCGCTCTTCTCGCAAGACCTCATTCGGGGGCTCCGACATCTCGGAATCGAATAATTCGGAGACGAAATCGCCCGACGGATTGAGGAGTCTAGCAAGCCAGTTTGACCATCCGAGCTCGTTGCTTGGCTGGAGCGGCCCCCGGCGAAACCGCTCGTCGGTTAGATCGACGCTCAGCGGGTCCGTGTTGAACGGAGCCTCGGATTGTGCCCACTCGTCGTCGGAACGTGCGAGTAGCGTTTTGAGCTCTTTGGCCGTCTCGTCCCCCTCGGTGTAAACTTCCCACCACTCGTCGATCTCTTCGTGGCACTCAGCCAACCACGTCAGGTCGAATACGCGAGCCTGGCCGGCATTCTCAGTGAGGGGCTGTGACTGCGCGTAGGCTGCCCACCAGGGGTCCAGGCTTGTCCAATCACGTGGTTCCAGATCCGCGCTCATGTACCAGCACACCGTTGGAGAGGGTGAAAACCGCTTGGGCGCCAGTAGGTTGGTGAGTTCGACAGGGATTCTCAAGATTGACAAAAATATGAGCTCCGGGTGTCTGTCTTTAGATGCTCCAGATCGTTCTCACCTCTTGCCAGCTCACTCGGACAAATTCCGGGATTCGATAACCACCTATTCAGCGACCCAGTCCAGCGTCTGATTGTGTTCCCGGAGATACGCTGGCTCTAGGCCTACGTCACCGAACTGGATCTCCTCGCCATCCCGGGAGATGATCGTCCGCTGCAGGAGGTCACTCTCCGTAGTAAACTCAGGGTTCACCCGCAGTTCGTATCCAGAACTGATCGTGAACAGTTCGCGGTCGAAGGCTGCATGATGGGTTTTGTTCAGCGGAAGCACGTTCCCGAGATCGGCCCGATGGTCCGGGTACTCACTCCATGGGAGCACGTGAGCCACATCCAACAGACTAGGATGATCTACCCCTGACACCGGGCATGTGGTATCGTGCCGAGCAAGCACTGTCGCCCGAAACTCCGGATCAATCGAGCGGGCACGGACTGTCGTCTCGTAGGTCGCTGCGGTCAAGTCGTCTTCTGCCGTGGGTATGGATTCGAAACCAGCCCACTCGTCAACGGCTTGGTCGGTGAACTGTCGTCCCTCTTCGGTCAGTCGATAGACGTCGCCATCCTGCTCCGCCAAGCCAAGACTCCGGAGCCAGTTCGCCCGCTGTTTAGCCATATCAGTCTTCTCAGGATTCCAGCCCAGTTCGGGATGCGTGCTGAGTTGCTGATCGCTCACTTCCTCAATCGTCATCCCACCAGCGGAGAGCGCATATAGAAGACTGCGTAACCCGACGTTCCGCCGCAGCAGTATCTCGAGGAGCGTCTCCATCGTCCTGTCATCGACGTATCGCTTCCCTTCCGGCCCGAGCATCCACTCGCCGCCCTCAAGACGGAGCAATCCCACGTCCTCGAGATACTCAACACGCCGGATAATCGACTCACGACTCGAAACGTTGGTGAAATTCCCCCGGTGCCACCCTACCAGCTCGTCCGTTGTCGGTTGGTGGACGTCGACGAACGTGAGCACGGCATCCACCGTGTCGACGTAGCTCGTCGCGCCGCCGAACATCGGCACAATACTCCGAAGGGGCTCGGAGGGCATTGCGTACGGCATCCACTGGGCCGGGTATGATCGTTTCCCCGATCGACGAATCGAGAGTGCCGACCGACAACCCTGGGCCGTAGTTTCAAGCCCCTGTTCTTGCTTGGTGGAGTGTGACACTCCGTGAAGCCAGGTCGATCGATTCTCTCTATCGAGAGATTCGTGATACCGACCTCGCCCTGACTGCGGATCCGCCGCTTGCGCTCGCTCTGGACCGGCGCGTTGATCGGCCCCGGATCGGCCGCGTCTGTGCCACTCCTCGCGGTCACGTATCGAATCAGTTCACGCCGATGGACCGGCGAGACCTGTTCGAGGAACTCGTCACCGAGACGGATCTGACCTGGAAGCAAGCCCACCGTGGCCTCGATCGCTGTCTTCAGGCGTGGGACCGGACCGCCGACCCTGAGGCGATTCTTGACTATGACGAGTTCGACACGCCAGCCATCCGCACTGCGGTGAAGCGGATCCGCGACGCCGACAGTAGCTACCGGAAGCTCTCGGATGCCCGCCTTGATGAAGAACTGGACCTAGCCATCGTCGGCGAATCGGCACTGACCAATCTCGACAGATCGCTGCTCCCATCCGACCACAAGTCGGTTGACCGATTTACCGGGGCGACGGGGACGCTCCCCACGTTCGAAATCTTTCCGTCGGCGACGGCGATCGTCGACACACTCATCGAGCAGCTTTCGGCCGAAACCGCCGACTCAGTTGGTGTTGTTCTCGACGAGTCGACCGTATTCAGTCCGCTCGTCGAAGCCGGGCTCGCGGCGGCTGATATCCCCTTCCAGGGTGGCCCCGGCTTCGTCGACGACCCGGACGTGCGGACCTTCCTGCGGCTCCTGCAAGCCATCTTCACCGGTAGCGACCTCCGTGTCGCGGATGTCGAACCCTTGCTCGCACCACTCGGCGTCGACGTCCCGCGCACGCTGGGGGAACAGCGTGTGGATGCACTGGGTGACGGTACGCTCTCCGAGCTGGCTGTAATCGAGGAGGCAGCCACGACGGGAACGCTGCAGGATGCCATCTCCGCCTACGAATCGCTCGCCGGTTTGCGACTCCAGACGCTCCGAGACGAGTGTAATCGGCTCGAAATTCTTGAGGAAGCCGTCACCACCGCGCTGCTCGATCGGCTCACGTACTACCTCCAGTCGTTCGATGTCCCGGTCGACCAGGACCAGACTGGTGTACTCCTAACGGATGCTGCCTCGACAGCCTACATCGACCGGCCGGTCGTCTTCTACCTCGGCCTCGGCACTGGTTGGGCGAAAACGCCGCCAGACGTCCCTTGGATCGATACTACAGAGTACGTCCAGCAGGACCTCGACCGGTTCGAGATCTTGCTCCAGAACGGTCGCCAACGCCACTACCTCGTGCAGGACACGCGCGCCGGTGAAGACGTGACACCGTGTCTCTACTTCCGGGAGCTATTCGAGCAGTCCTTCGACCGGTTCAGCGACCTACCGCATGAACGGTTCGACGGCCACGGCGTCGACCGGGATGCTCCTGGACAACCGTTCGTTGCGCCAGCGGTATCGGAGGAGCCGGAGGAAATTACCGCCCTGAGCCAGTCGACGCTGAAGCGCCTCGCCAACTGCCCTCGTGAGGAATTCTTCACACGACTGGTCGAGACCCCGACGGCGGACTACATGGCTCGCGGGACGGTCGTCCATGAGGCGGCTGAACTCTACGTCTCCCATCCGGAGCCGATCCGCGACCAATTCGAGACTGTCGTTGATGCGATGGTCGAGCAGGTTGAAGCCTACACCACCAACGACCGGCGACCGGTCGAGCGAACTCAACTAGCGATCGCCCTCGAGACGGTGATGGAGTATCTCGACGCGAACCCACCAACTGAGGCCGAGCACGAGGCATACGCTGACCGCCAGCAGGAAAACGGGCTCGCGAATCGGCTGGACCTACCCTGTGACTCACCGCTCACTGAGCGCTGGTTCGAAGCTCCCGAGGTTGGCATCCGTGGCTTCGTCGATCTGCTCCATGGGCCCACAGACCTCGTGGACTACAAGACTGGAAGTCAGTCGACAGCCTCGAAACTCCGGGAGAAGGCTGCAATTGATCCGCCACATGAGGATCCAAACTTTCAGGCAGCATTGTACCTCCTCCAGCATCGCGAGCAAGAACCCGAGGAGCCGCTCTCCATTCACTTCGTGCACGCTCTCGAGCAGACGAACCGCATGGTCAGAGGGGAAGCCCCGGACATCGATGATTTGGTCACGACGATTACGTACCTCCCGTGTACGTTCAGTGAATTCGTTGCGCGGCGCGAAGTGTTCGACGCGGTCACGGATTATGCCGACAGTAATGCCAAGGTCAAAGCGCTCGAGCCGCTCGGCTACGAGGCGTATCGGGAGTTCTTCCTCACCCACGACCTGCCACGGGAGGGCGCGGCTCCTGATCAACGAGCGGCTGTGACCACGGCGTTCATCGAATACACACAAGATCGCGTCAAGCCTTCGCGGGACCTCCAATACGTCGACGACGGCTGTCGAGACGCCATCGAGGAGATGGACGATGTCGTCGGAACCTACTACCTGAAGCCGGACCTCGACGCGTTCGCCGACTTCGTCGACGAGCAGCTGGCGAACCTGAACGAGTACCGCCGCGAGGGCTTCCCCGTCCGCATCAGCGAGGACGGTCCCAACTGGGACCGCGTAGACATGCCGGATCTCATTCTCACCAATGACTGAGCCATCACCGAACGACCAGCAGGAGCAGTTGATCACGCAGACCGAGGGCATCTATCGCGTCAACGCCGGCGCAGGAACTGGAAAGACGTTCGCCGTCACCCGCCGGTACGGCGAAATTCTTGAAACGACCGACGCCACGCCAGACGATATCCTGCTGGTGACGTTCACGCGGAACGCGGCGGCGGAGATGAAAGATCGGATCGTTCAGCAGACCGACTACGACCTCCGAGAGCTGCAGGACGCACCGATCAGCACGTTCCACGCCTACTGCTATCAACTGCTCCGCCGGTACGGACACACGATTCCCGAGGCACTGGGCATCGATGACCAGATCCCTGACGGGCTGGACTTGCTCGAAGACGAGGTCCAGGAACGCCAACACTTCCGGACGTTCATGTCTCGGTTTGCCGACCGGCACCCCGAACACGAGGATCTGCTCCGTATCTTCCGCGACCGGCGGACGCTCCGATCGGTGATCCAACAGCTCGCCGCAAAGGGTGTCATTCCACAACGCGAGGGCTGGTATCGCGACACTGCAGCGCCACTTGAGGGCGACCGAGACGCGTTCCTCGAGACCGTCGCTGAGACCAACGCCCCGAACGAGGGGGCGAATGGACCCAAAAACAGCGATGCCAGGGGTGCTGTGGGTGGCTGGGACGTCACGGAGTACGCACCAGACGCACCCACGAAGGCCGAACTCCATGACGATCCGCAGGTCAGCGAGGACCTCGTCTTCGACGCGTTCGATGAGGATCGCGAGGCGCTCCGGGCCTTCCTCCACGATGTCTATATTGAGTATCTCGAGTTCGCACTCTCTCGAAACTACCTGACTCAGGGGCTGATGCTGGCACTGGCTTTCGTCATGCTCTGCGAAGACCCTACCGTTCGGACGGCAGTCGGCCACGACTACGTCATGGTGGATGAGTTCCAGGACACTAACGAACTCCAGTTCAAAATCACGCTCCTGCTCGCATCGGCCAACAACATCTGTGTCGTTGGTGACTGGAAGCAGAGTATCTACGGGTTCCAGTACACCAGCGTCGAGAACATCACTGAGTTTGAGAGCCGGCTCCAGCAGTATGCAGACGAGCTCAACAGCGACACTGAACGGATCAGTTACCCGGTCGACGAGGTCGAGCCCATCCCGCTGTTCCAGAACTACCGTTCGTCAGCATCTATTCTTGATATTGCCGAGCAGAGTCTCTCGATCCCCGCGACGTACTCCGAGGATCTCGACGAAGATCCGCTGGCCGACGAAGAGCAACTTGAGGCAACAAACTACGTCGACAACGCCCGCATCGATGCCTACCGGGCTGACGACGAGTATGCCCTGATTCTCGACCGGATACAGACGATTGTCGATAACGAGGCATACGCTGTCGAGGTTCGAGATGAGCCAGCGTCGACGGCGGAGATGTCTCCCGAAGAACAGCGGGCGGCCGAGCAGGAACGCCTCGGAGCGCCCTCGTATAGCGATATCGCCGTGTTCACCCGAAAGCGAAAGTTCGCCCGAGAGCTTCTTGACCGGGCGGCCGAGTACGACATCCCTATCGCCTACGAAGGAGGCGTCGAACTATTTGACACGCCAGAGGCGAAGTTGCTCCTCGCCTGGCTCCGTATCTGTGAGTCCGACGATCCGCGAGGCTGGGCCGTGGTGCTCGAACGCGCCGGGCACACCTTCGAGCAGACTGAGACGTTGCTCGCCGAGGAGGCATACCCGGACGCGATGGTCGCGTTCCGTGATGAGTTACTCGAGCTGGAGACACTCGGTGGGCTAGCCCAGCGGGTGTTTGACCGGTACAACATCGCCAACGCGTTCGCCGATGCGCTGCTTGACCACCTAACGAGTGTCTACGAAGGGACGCTGCTGACCCGGGGCGAGGCGATCACCTACATCACGGACAACCTGGAGAACGGGAGTACGGTCGATATCGATACGAGTCCTGGACAGGACGCCGTTACGCTTCAGACAATTCACGGCGCCAAAGGACTCGAGTACCCGATCGTCCTGCTGGGGAATCTAAATTATCGAGCCTTCCCGCACTACGGCCAGCCACCGTCCTCGCCAGTCGTCTACCAGGAGCCGCTCGGCCTCCGCCAGCGGAAGGTCTTCACCGATACGGGGACACACCCGCACGTCTTCAGCAACTGGCGCTACGATCTGCTCAGGTCCTGTCTCCCCTCAGAGTACGACGAGGAGCGCCGGCTTCTGTACGTCGCCATGACGCGGGCCCAGCGACACCTGCTGTTCACCGCCGGTGAGGAGCCGAGCCTGTTCTTCACCGAGCTACCGGTGGAGGCAGACGAACTCGAGCCGGAACCGAGGACGGTAGATACTAGCACCGAGACGGCGGCCGACTACGAGGTCACGATTCCGGATGCGAGTGGGCTGCCGCGACGGCACGGTGTCCATGATATCATGGACGACAGCGTATACCAGGAGGTGACGGAGGGTCGCGGCAAGGAGTTCGGCGATGCCCTCCACGACTTCGCCGAGGCGTACGTCCTCGGCGAGGCCGGCGCGCCAGCGAACGAAGATCAGGAGAACGTGGCCCGGTTGCTTGATGGACTAGACGGAGAGTGTAGTGCCGAGGAGACGGTGTTGCTCCCGCTCACAACGGACCCGAAGGTGACGCTCACAGGCATCATCGATCTGCTGCACATCACACCAGATCGCGTCGAGGTGATCGATTACAAGACCGACCTAAGTCGGGTCGCAGAGTCGGAGTACCAGAAGCAGCTCAGTGCCTACTATCACGTCCTCACCACCGTCTATCCGGATCGTGAGGTCCGACTGGCGGTGTTCTACACCGCCGACGATGAACTGGTCACGATCGACCCGATTGCTGAGGACGAGTTTACACAGCTTGTCAAAGCGGCACTTATTGAGGACACGTAGCAGCAGCTTCGCGCTCCTCTCGTTCCATTCCAGTGTCGGCTGAGCATGTCCGACACTTTATCAGGGACCAGTCCGCCGCACAAGCCATATGGGCGGTCCCCGCAGTCTGGTTGGTCGTCTGGCCGAATCGTTCGTCGATGTCATTCACGAGGTCGACGCCGAAATCGGCGAGAATCGAACCTACGGCGCTGGCATCGGCCCCCACGACGAAGACGACCAGATCGACGCGCTGGTGCAGGCCGTCCGGGAGGAGGGACTTTTCGACGGGACGATTGCGACCGCGAAGGGCGATGCCGCGGCCGTCCGCTACCCAGGGGGGCAGGCTGCCGACCTGTATCTCGAGCGCGATGGCCGCGCTGAGTACTGTGAAGCGAAGCTGTTCCGCTTCCAGAAAGCGAACGGGAATCCCTACGCTCAGGAGTTCAGCAAGGTATTCAATCCGTTCCAGGAGCGGAACCCGCGATCTTTCATCCATGATGTGAACAAGCTCGCGGAAGCCGATATCCGACACCCGAAGACGTTCCTTGGGTTGTACTATCGCCCGGTTGAGGGTGCCGGCACCGAGATCACGAGCCAGGATATCGCCGATAAGTTCGCCGCCGACGTCGACCTCTGGACGGGCTACTCAATCAGCGTGGACACCATCGCGCACTTCGACGATCTCCAGCACGAGGTCCACCAACGCGGCGGTATTTTGACCTGGACGCTTGAAGACCAGCCAGAGCAGTTCTTCTGATACGCTCATTGAGGTTTATCTTCGAGACTCAGGGCCTTCTGAAGTCGATCAGGATCGAGAGAGGCATCCAGTCCTCCTGGATTGAGCGTTTCCCGCTTGTATGCGATCACTATGTGTCAGCTACTTCGCAATGCTCCCAGAGTACCTGCTACCGCCGCAAGGGGAGATCATGACCGGTTTTATTGTAACTTGAGGCATTCTGCCGGTAATGGTCGAATTCGGTGACGAAGCTCTCCAGGCGAATTTCAAGCTGTTCCTCGAGGGCCGGAACATCTACAAAGTGGATTGTGGTGACCGTGATGGGTGGCAGCGGTGGAAACGATTGAATCGGGTAGAATACCCCGAAGAGCCGGATGAGACGCAAGGATATGTGAATACATTCAAAGATATTGAGGTCGGCGATGTCGTTCTTGCCCAGCACATCGGCGGCGAAGAAGGCACCAAACACACCTTTGGTTTCGGGGTCGTCGCACACGGAGACGAATTCTATGACCCGGAGTCGATTCCCGTTGATCCGGATACTGGAGACCCACTCGCGTTGTGGGTTTCATGGGTCACAGTAGCGGATAATGGGGAACACATCACCGCCGATGTTCCGGCAGAGTTCCCCGAGGAGCCGGTGATTGCGGTTTCACAGGAATACTTCGAGGATTTGTTGGAGGGGTTGGGTGGAGAGTCGTACCCACCTGATAATGATGTCCTCATCAATCGTCTAATTGCCGCACCGAGCGAGAGTCCGGGATTTGGGCTTGCTGAATGGCTTGCCGAAAGTCTCGACGGAGACTTCGAGTATTTCATCCTCAAGACGGGTGACGACGAGTATGATGATGAGCCAGATAGTTCGTACCACTTCAGAGAGAACATCCCTGGCTGTAACCAACTGAATACAGCGGTCCCGGATGTCCGATTCGTTTACCTCGAGGACGGCGAGTTCTACGCTGTCGGCTCCCTCGGGGAGGTTGAAACCAAAGATCGGGATGGAGTGAGTCATTATTTCGCCGAGGTAACTCAGTACCACGAAATCGATCCGATTCCGCGTGAGACTGTCGAAGAGCAGCTTACCATCGATTTTCCGATTCAGTATGGGATCATCAAGATCGAAGAGTCCGACTACGAGCATATCCTCGGCAGCAACACTGCCCGTGACCCGCGAGCCGCGACCGACGAGCTCCTCGAAGAGGAATCCGGGCAAGCCCACCTCTATCGGCAGGCGCTGGCTCATCTCGTGGCTGGCAAAAATCTCGTCTTCTATGGCCCACCGGGAACCGGGAAAACGCGGGCAGCTCGGAAGCTTTCAAACGCGATTTGCGCGGGCGATTACTCGCTGGTGACGGCGAATGCAGAGTGGTCGAACTACCAGGTTGTCGGCGGGTATGCGCCTTCTGAAGACGGGTTCGAACCGCAGCAAGGATTCCTGACAAAGGCGGCCGCTGATTGTCAGCAGACGCTCCAGCAGCCAGCTGACGCCCATCCGACTTGGTTGCTGATCGACGAGCTCAATCGGGCGAATCTCGACGAGGCCTTCGGTGACGTCTTCACGCTGCTCGATATCGACTACAGAACCTCCCGCAAGCTCTCATACGCACCGAACGCGGACGACGTCCCAGTTCCTCTCTCGTTCCGGATTCTCGCCACGATGAACACGTATGACCAGGCGCAGCTGTTCTCGCTGGGCTATGCATTCAGGCGGCGCTTTGCCTTCGTCCGGGTCCCCTCGCTGATGGACAATGGGGGCCAAGCACCCACAACCAGCGAGCCGACTCACGACCCTTCTCCTCCTGATCTGACTCCCGGAAGTGAAACGACAATCGATGTCGTACGGGATGTGATTCCGGAATATTTCCTCCTTGGAGTTGACGACGGTGTGGGTGTTTCCGCTGCAGACGTTGCAGTGGTGCTGGAAAACCTGGCGACCCCCACACAGCTCCAGCAAACCATGGAGGCACTAGATGAGCACGAAGAACTCCGGACGGGGGCGCTCGACTGGCTCCAAACGCTCGCCTATTTCGCTCAAGAGGTGATCAAGCGTGACGTCGTCGAAATCGGACAAGCGCTCCTCATCGACGCCGCGAAATACGTTGTCGCCTATCAACTGCTCTTCCCGGAGCAGCTTGACCGTAGTGTGCTTGATCAGGCCGTGGTGTCGTATCTCGTCCCGCAATTCGAGCACTTCATGCCGGAGCTCCGCCGTGCAGAAACAATCGATCAGGATAGCCACGCAGCTGAGGACTTCCAGGAGATCATTGATCTCGCGAATCAGCTCGGGCTGCCAGAAACCGCGTCTGTCCTGGCTGCGGCGAAAGAAGACAAGCGCGTGCTCGAGTAGCAAGAATGCCCTACCGGACGTATCAAACCTACTCGCAGGCAGATCTCGGCCTTAGCGATGCGGACTGGGACGGGCTGGTTGCGTATGTCGAATCGATCAACAGTGCACTCGCAGAGGCACAATCCGACCGACCCCGCGTAGAGGAAATCGAAGTCCCCCCACCATCAATCAGCGATGATGGATTCTCACCTGGTGGGTGGGCCGGTCAGTACCCGCCTGATGTGACGGTCAAGCCCGGTCGGTTGGATGATGAGGAATTCGAGTCCCTGCTTGCCGATATCCAGGGCTGGGCAGAGGTGGTCGGTGCCGATACGATCTCGGCATCACTGCCGCTCTCGAACGAGTTGCTGCTGGATGAGCGAACGCGACTGGCAGGCTACAGTCGAGCGCTGATCGAGTATACTGAGACTATCTTAGCCCACCGGCTTCCCGTGACGGTCACCCGGACACGAGAACGAGAGCAGTCACCGCAGGGCCGACCCGTGATGTCGGACACCATCACACAGCGCGCTCAGGGCCGCCGAGACATCGTCACTGAGAACGTCGAGTTCTCGTTTGAGACGCTGCCGAACTATCTGCTCGTCCGGTTCCATATCGAGTTAGCAAACCAGATGCGAGCGTTAGCAGACGAGTTCACCTACTACGAGCGCGCATTCCAGCGACAGATCCGGTATCATGAGCAGTTCATCCAGGAAGGGATTCCGGGCCAACTCGTGGATGATGCACTCGAGACCGACTTCGGTGATCCACGGATTCTCTCGAAGGTTCGACGGGCAGTCAGTGGCGAGATGGCTGAAGTCGTCGACCTATGGGAAGCGTTCCAGCGGGCGATC from Haloglomus litoreum includes the following:
- a CDS encoding PD-(D/E)XK nuclease family protein; this translates as MTLREARSIDSLYREIRDTDLALTADPPLALALDRRVDRPRIGRVCATPRGHVSNQFTPMDRRDLFEELVTETDLTWKQAHRGLDRCLQAWDRTADPEAILDYDEFDTPAIRTAVKRIRDADSSYRKLSDARLDEELDLAIVGESALTNLDRSLLPSDHKSVDRFTGATGTLPTFEIFPSATAIVDTLIEQLSAETADSVGVVLDESTVFSPLVEAGLAAADIPFQGGPGFVDDPDVRTFLRLLQAIFTGSDLRVADVEPLLAPLGVDVPRTLGEQRVDALGDGTLSELAVIEEAATTGTLQDAISAYESLAGLRLQTLRDECNRLEILEEAVTTALLDRLTYYLQSFDVPVDQDQTGVLLTDAASTAYIDRPVVFYLGLGTGWAKTPPDVPWIDTTEYVQQDLDRFEILLQNGRQRHYLVQDTRAGEDVTPCLYFRELFEQSFDRFSDLPHERFDGHGVDRDAPGQPFVAPAVSEEPEEITALSQSTLKRLANCPREEFFTRLVETPTADYMARGTVVHEAAELYVSHPEPIRDQFETVVDAMVEQVEAYTTNDRRPVERTQLAIALETVMEYLDANPPTEAEHEAYADRQQENGLANRLDLPCDSPLTERWFEAPEVGIRGFVDLLHGPTDLVDYKTGSQSTASKLREKAAIDPPHEDPNFQAALYLLQHREQEPEEPLSIHFVHALEQTNRMVRGEAPDIDDLVTTITYLPCTFSEFVARREVFDAVTDYADSNAKVKALEPLGYEAYREFFLTHDLPREGAAPDQRAAVTTAFIEYTQDRVKPSRDLQYVDDGCRDAIEEMDDVVGTYYLKPDLDAFADFVDEQLANLNEYRREGFPVRISEDGPNWDRVDMPDLILTND
- a CDS encoding HNH endonuclease; its protein translation is MPSEPLRSIVPMFGGATSYVDTVDAVLTFVDVHQPTTDELVGWHRGNFTNVSSRESIIRRVEYLEDVGLLRLEGGEWMLGPEGKRYVDDRTMETLLEILLRRNVGLRSLLYALSAGGMTIEEVSDQQLSTHPELGWNPEKTDMAKQRANWLRSLGLAEQDGDVYRLTEEGRQFTDQAVDEWAGFESIPTAEDDLTAATYETTVRARSIDPEFRATVLARHDTTCPVSGVDHPSLLDVAHVLPWSEYPDHRADLGNVLPLNKTHHAAFDRELFTISSGYELRVNPEFTTESDLLQRTIISRDGEEIQFGDVGLEPAYLREHNQTLDWVAE
- a CDS encoding restriction endonuclease, with product MLESGRTNSLQKYFGSKESKRFIYLSILLYFSFLTGYISISKYSGVLQGLDRNGQVFLGMVEIDSLNYVLLNEVIYSALWASVITLSVAYYRLGWADSENHGKVVGSGLAFVAVGGIVYAVLMLFLGHLVSATLGDAIQAALGAGSTTNIITGAIFELFIVGFGACFPALVTGRADVVFPSKTTNRIESITTLAAGAEQEIREARGTLQDQHHISLFESFSSVYGKYAEAEAEYQPIAEANLYVPAVESQLGALEASIHEFGKDTLNEILERAENRLKADEYFIADEVLVAAEHIARNLDTYDERIEFLREEFEEQHKSSTKETEDTIEQQISLAEEATDEARFNDANDHLKRASQALEKLESLTKDDNEHFKDRITSRRKNIEVERKQHQIREARTRISIRFDIPLDKVRIHQEGETVRAYGDLYDLLKKLKHPPGGDLPWEEFEAEIISRLPFISPQDINHFDQIVSTVATIADFIQETDNAHPSVHVVEWEEAIQTAVENQNYDILKPVIRQVERLNTGQIWDQSLLYDLSWRELENIVGDLYSGQGYEVTVTQGSADLGVDVWARKRDDRLAIQVKQVRGNSTVGRETLQKLASTIAKGDADRAVVVTTGEFARTAKQYAADFGPNLELIDGGELAALLSESESQR